In one Candidatus Omnitrophota bacterium genomic region, the following are encoded:
- the lpdA gene encoding dihydrolipoyl dehydrogenase, with product MKNYDLAIIGSGPGGYVAALYASRRKLKVCVIEKGLVGGTCLNRGCIPTKSLLNSASMITVIKEASAFGVDTGSVSIKFDKMMSRKDETVLKLRTGIETLFRANSIDLIRGQARISGPDTVTVPGAEDIYAKNMLIAAGSKTTSLNTIKTDEADILSSDGILSLRSAPKSLVIIGGGVIGCEFAGLFNTLGTKVTVVEFMDRLVPNLSCEISKKLELLFKKRGIEVFASSGAESAEKKQGVAVKISGGKVIETEKVFVAVGRTPDIESLGLADCGIKTEKNRIAVDEHLMTSVKGIYAIGDCVGGPLLAHKASYDGILACDNILGDSRKVDYSNVPNCIWTDPEIACVGLTEEEAKSRVSGVKIAKFPYLASGKAFLMGKPEGFIKIIGDTAGNVLGVEIFGAGACELIAEAVLAKTMGINIKDWARAVHGHPTLSEIIQEAAHIFCGTPIHSI from the coding sequence ATGAAAAATTACGATCTCGCCATAATAGGATCCGGCCCGGGCGGTTATGTCGCGGCCCTTTACGCGTCACGCCGCAAACTCAAGGTATGTGTAATTGAAAAAGGACTTGTGGGAGGCACCTGTCTCAATAGGGGCTGCATACCGACCAAGTCGCTCTTAAATTCCGCTTCGATGATCACCGTGATAAAGGAAGCCTCGGCTTTTGGCGTCGATACCGGCAGCGTTTCGATTAAATTTGATAAGATGATGTCGAGGAAAGACGAAACGGTCTTGAAGCTTAGGACCGGTATAGAGACCCTGTTCAGGGCGAATTCCATAGATCTTATACGGGGCCAGGCAAGGATCTCCGGCCCTGATACGGTTACTGTCCCGGGCGCAGAAGATATATACGCGAAGAATATGTTGATAGCGGCCGGCTCAAAGACAACCTCTTTGAATACAATAAAGACAGACGAGGCGGACATCCTGTCCAGTGACGGGATCCTTTCTTTAAGATCCGCGCCAAAGAGCCTGGTCATTATAGGCGGTGGTGTTATAGGCTGCGAGTTCGCCGGCCTCTTTAATACGCTGGGAACGAAAGTTACTGTCGTTGAATTCATGGACAGGCTTGTTCCAAACCTTTCTTGCGAGATATCAAAAAAACTGGAACTATTGTTCAAGAAGAGAGGCATAGAGGTATTTGCGTCATCCGGCGCGGAAAGCGCCGAAAAGAAGCAGGGTGTCGCTGTTAAGATATCCGGAGGAAAGGTGATCGAAACCGAGAAGGTGTTCGTAGCTGTCGGCAGGACCCCCGATATTGAAAGCCTGGGTCTTGCGGACTGCGGTATAAAAACGGAAAAGAACAGGATAGCCGTAGACGAACACCTCATGACCAGCGTAAAGGGTATATATGCCATCGGGGATTGCGTCGGCGGGCCGCTATTGGCGCATAAAGCTTCGTACGATGGTATTCTCGCATGCGATAACATCCTTGGCGATAGTCGTAAAGTAGATTACTCCAATGTCCCCAATTGCATATGGACCGATCCGGAGATCGCCTGCGTAGGTTTGACTGAGGAGGAGGCTAAATCGAGAGTATCCGGGGTAAAGATAGCTAAATTTCCGTATCTTGCTTCGGGAAAAGCATTTCTCATGGGAAAACCTGAAGGGTTCATCAAGATCATCGGCGATACGGCGGGTAATGTACTCGGGGTAGAGATATTCGGCGCGGGGGCTTGCGAACTGATAGCCGAAGCCGTATTGGCTAAGACGATGGGCATAAACATAAAAGACTGGGCAAGGGCCGTGCACGGCCATCCTACGTTGTCAGAGATAATCCAGGAAGCCGCGCATATATTCTGCGGGACTCCGATACATAGTATATGA
- the mdh gene encoding malate dehydrogenase produces the protein MKISVIGAGAVGATLAQRILEGGIADVVLLDILKNLACGKSLDLLDAAPLVGHEKSMTGTDDYKEIRSSDIVVITAGLARKPGMTREDLIAKNADIIKDVAFNVRQYAPSSIVIVVTNPLDAMTYLTLKITGFPKNRVFGMAGELDASRFIYLIAEELKVPRSTVKTYVLGSHGDTMVPVLSHTRVSGKPLFDMLTPEKIEGIVKRTCDRGAEIVALLGSGSAYYSPSAAVFKMIKAIALDTKEVLTASVLLSGEYGLKDICIGVPCEIGRSGIEGIVKLDLSKEEETAFHRSVKAIKSSVELLPAVE, from the coding sequence GTGAAGATATCCGTAATAGGCGCAGGTGCCGTAGGGGCAACTCTGGCACAGAGGATATTGGAAGGCGGGATTGCAGATGTCGTGCTTCTCGATATCCTGAAAAATTTAGCTTGCGGAAAATCACTCGACCTGCTGGATGCGGCGCCGCTCGTAGGCCACGAGAAGAGCATGACAGGAACCGATGACTATAAAGAGATAAGATCCTCGGATATCGTCGTTATAACTGCCGGTCTTGCCCGGAAGCCCGGCATGACAAGGGAAGATCTGATCGCCAAAAATGCGGATATTATAAAAGACGTCGCGTTCAATGTGCGCCAATACGCGCCTTCATCGATCGTCATAGTAGTTACAAACCCGCTTGACGCAATGACCTATCTTACGCTGAAAATCACCGGTTTTCCAAAGAATAGGGTTTTTGGAATGGCGGGCGAACTGGATGCCTCGCGATTTATATACCTTATAGCGGAGGAATTAAAGGTCCCGAGGTCGACTGTCAAGACGTATGTCCTGGGCAGCCACGGCGACACCATGGTGCCTGTGCTGTCTCACACGCGTGTCTCCGGCAAACCTCTTTTCGATATGCTTACTCCGGAAAAGATAGAAGGTATCGTAAAGAGGACCTGCGATCGTGGGGCGGAGATAGTCGCTTTATTGGGATCGGGGAGCGCGTATTATTCGCCGAGCGCCGCTGTATTTAAGATGATAAAGGCTATTGCGCTTGATACTAAAGAGGTACTTACGGCCTCTGTGCTGCTGAGCGGCGAATACGGGTTGAAGGATATCTGTATAGGTGTTCCATGCGAAATAGGCAGGTCCGGCATTGAAGGGATAGTGAAGCTGGACCTGTCGAAGGAAGAGGAGACGGCATTTCACAGATCCGTCAAAGCGATAAAGAGTTCCGTAGAACTTTTGCCTGCAGTCGAATGA